Proteins from a single region of Sphingomonas morindae:
- the pspC gene encoding envelope stress response membrane protein PspC, translating into MTPRRTKFYLDKRNAKWLGVCSGLADYTGLDVTLVRVGMVVLTVVGGFPWTLIAYWAAAWMANDKPGELAYDSAEERRFWQDVRTRPGNSVRDVRSRFRDIDRRLSDLEVYYTSHNRRLADEIDSLR; encoded by the coding sequence ATGACCCCCCGTCGCACCAAATTCTATCTCGACAAGCGCAACGCCAAATGGCTTGGCGTCTGCTCCGGCCTCGCCGACTATACCGGCCTCGACGTCACGCTGGTGCGTGTCGGCATGGTGGTGCTGACGGTGGTGGGCGGCTTTCCCTGGACGCTGATCGCCTATTGGGCGGCGGCCTGGATGGCGAACGACAAGCCGGGCGAGCTGGCCTATGACAGCGCCGAGGAGCGCCGCTTCTGGCAGGATGTCCGCACCCGGCCGGGCAATTCGGTCCGCGATGTCCGCTCGCGCTTTCGCGACATCGACCGGCGCCTGTCCGATCTCGAAGTCTATTACACCAGCCACAATCGCCGGCTGGCGGACGAGATCGACAGCCTGCGCTGA
- the pspF gene encoding phage shock protein operon transcriptional activator, with amino-acid sequence MDRDTKFIGESTAFLDAVERASRAAGLNRPVLVVGERGTGKELIAERLHRLSQRWSGAFVTLNCAALPETLIEAELFGHEAGAFTGATKARAGRFEEADGGTLFLDELATLSSGAQERLLRAVEYGEVTRIGASRAIRVDVRIVAATNEHLPGLVEEGRFRADLLDRLSFEVVTLPPLRAREGDVPVLADHFGRRMAFELGWKAWPGFAPAAIAGLAAHGWPGNVRELRNVVERAVYRWDEPERAIDRIEFDPFASPWAPRGRAARPGISVAPGPAAPVAVTEDGDISDFRAACEAYERKLLEAALKRCRFNQRATAAALALSYDQLRHALRRHNLLDRTAAS; translated from the coding sequence ATGGATCGCGACACCAAGTTCATCGGCGAATCGACCGCCTTTCTCGATGCGGTGGAGCGTGCCAGCCGCGCCGCCGGGCTCAACCGGCCGGTGCTGGTGGTCGGCGAGCGCGGCACCGGCAAGGAGCTGATCGCCGAGCGCTTGCATCGCCTGTCGCAGCGCTGGTCGGGCGCCTTCGTCACCCTCAACTGCGCCGCCTTGCCCGAGACGCTGATCGAGGCCGAGCTGTTCGGCCATGAGGCGGGCGCCTTCACCGGCGCCACCAAGGCCCGCGCGGGCCGGTTCGAGGAGGCCGATGGCGGCACCCTGTTCCTCGACGAACTCGCCACGCTCTCGTCGGGTGCGCAGGAGCGGCTGCTGCGCGCGGTCGAATATGGCGAGGTGACGCGCATCGGCGCGTCGCGCGCGATCCGCGTCGATGTCCGCATCGTCGCCGCCACCAACGAGCATCTGCCCGGGCTGGTGGAGGAGGGGCGGTTCCGCGCCGATCTGCTGGATCGCCTTTCCTTTGAAGTGGTGACGCTGCCGCCGCTCCGCGCGCGCGAAGGCGATGTGCCGGTGCTGGCCGATCATTTCGGCCGGCGCATGGCGTTCGAGCTGGGCTGGAAGGCCTGGCCCGGCTTCGCGCCGGCGGCGATCGCGGGGCTGGCGGCCCATGGCTGGCCGGGCAATGTGCGCGAGCTGCGCAACGTGGTGGAGCGCGCCGTCTATCGCTGGGACGAGCCCGAACGCGCGATCGACCGGATCGAGTTCGATCCTTTCGCTTCGCCCTGGGCGCCGCGGGGGCGCGCGGCACGGCCCGGGATCAGCGTGGCGCCGGGGCCGGCCGCCCCGGTGGCGGTCACCGAGGATGGCGACATCTCCGATTTCCGCGCCGCGTGCGAGGCCTATGAGCGCAAGCTCCTGGAGGCGGCGCTGAAGCGCTGCCGCTTCAACCAGCGCGCCACGGCGGCGGCGCTGGCGCTCAGCTATGATCAGCTGCGCCACGCGCTGCGCCGGCACAATCTGCTCGATCGCACCGCCGCCTCCTGA
- the cheB gene encoding chemotaxis-specific protein-glutamate methyltransferase CheB — MATSLRYGRGPERAPTRLLLVDDSIVARSVFQAILGPHPEFEVVGTASTAGQALAALHSTSVDIVLLDLAMPGMDGLTALPEIIRHGRGARVLVVSASAADGADACVRALTLGAADTLEKPRAGFGEGFRQDLLEKLHRIGAEGRGREPAAPIAPVPEALPLASRQPGRVGCIAIGASTGGLHALSDFFRALPASVSVPILITQHLPPVFMPYFAAQMADIAGRPAKVAEEGARLRPGEILVAPGDAHLGVRAIGQRVVVALDHRRAVSGCLPSVDPMFEAVGAVFGAEAFGVVLSGMGRDGSIGARQLVDAGGEIAAQDQRSAVIWGMPGSVARAGLAATIGEPRALAMRLVERLGIRAPVGDPA, encoded by the coding sequence GTGGCCACCTCGCTCCGTTATGGTCGCGGGCCCGAGCGCGCGCCCACGCGGCTGCTGCTGGTCGATGATTCAATCGTCGCGCGCTCGGTGTTCCAGGCCATTCTCGGCCCGCATCCCGAGTTCGAGGTGGTCGGCACCGCCAGCACCGCGGGTCAGGCGCTCGCCGCGCTCCATTCCACCAGCGTCGATATCGTGCTGCTCGATCTCGCCATGCCGGGCATGGATGGGCTGACCGCGCTGCCCGAGATCATCCGCCATGGCCGCGGCGCGCGGGTGCTGGTCGTCTCCGCCTCGGCGGCCGACGGCGCCGATGCCTGTGTCCGCGCGCTCACGCTTGGTGCCGCCGATACGCTGGAAAAGCCGCGCGCCGGTTTTGGCGAAGGCTTCCGCCAGGATCTGCTCGAGAAATTGCACCGGATCGGCGCCGAAGGCCGGGGCCGCGAACCGGCCGCGCCGATCGCGCCCGTGCCGGAGGCGCTGCCGCTGGCCTCGCGCCAGCCGGGCCGCGTCGGCTGCATCGCCATCGGCGCCTCCACCGGCGGGCTCCACGCTCTGTCCGATTTCTTCCGGGCGCTGCCGGCTTCGGTCAGCGTGCCGATCCTCATCACCCAGCATCTGCCGCCGGTCTTCATGCCCTATTTCGCGGCGCAGATGGCCGATATCGCAGGCCGTCCGGCCAAGGTGGCCGAGGAGGGCGCGCGTCTGCGTCCGGGCGAGATCCTGGTCGCGCCGGGGGATGCGCATCTCGGCGTGCGCGCGATCGGGCAGCGCGTGGTGGTGGCGCTGGATCATCGCCGCGCCGTGTCGGGCTGCCTGCCCTCGGTCGATCCGATGTTCGAGGCGGTGGGCGCGGTGTTCGGCGCGGAGGCGTTCGGCGTGGTGCTCAGCGGCATGGGGCGCGATGGCAGCATCGGCGCCCGCCAGCTGGTGGACGCCGGCGGCGAGATCGCCGCGCAGGACCAGCGCAGCGCCGTGATCTGGGGCATGCCGGGCAGCGTGGCGCGCGCCGGCCTCGCCGCCACCATCGGCGAGCCGCGCGCGCTGGCGATGCGGCTGGTCGAGCGGCTCGGAATCCGCGCGCCGGTCGGGGATCCGGCATGA
- a CDS encoding chemotaxis protein CheA yields MDELLADFIAETRETLEPLAGEIVAWEANPADSARLDAIFRFVHTVKGSCGFLDLPRLEHLSHAAEGALAQVRAGERVPDARLVSAVLAIIDRIGALVEALAADEPYPQEGDEGLIRALEPAAPEAAPTPQLMAAPPAAARTPARSIRLPVELLDRMMAGVSDMVLARNELSRRLRERGGDAGIDAAFERLSTCVAEMREAITRTRMQRVDGLFSALPRLVRDLATELDKQVRLVVDGGDVELDREMIEMIRDPLTHIVRNSVDHGIEAPAARTAAGKAVAGTLRVAARQAGNQILIEIADDGAGVDDEKLVKKAIAAGLLTAERAERLTRRERLDLVFAPGLSTARAVTSISGRGVGMDVVRANVERIGGEVEIDSQPGRGVRLTLRVPMTLTIIPALTFSVGSELFAIPRGAVDEIARTAGGSVVVERVGGAPVARIRGERLPVVELAPLLGLAPLVDAGQAILVVVRASSGERYALAVDSVHDHEELVVKPAAPAIMATGVYAGTTLPDNGRPMLLINPAGVAQVAGVRAVEALGTVELEAANDDAETVPTLLFQAMDGAVRAVRLGLVERIEDVPAEAVAWAAGRLGLAHDGRILPLFGCDSPGDAAKLRVMLLGDGVNEIAYAIVEVVDIHELPPSFMPAAAPGPIAGVMLVENRQVELLDPFWLFAEAGGGVSAAARPLCLVDGRDGWMRDVLRPLVEQAGYRIGFVDESEEVPAVTILAAERERPVSYGPGAVIRLRARPEAAVPDDSIFRYDRVRLMAALAQARGEG; encoded by the coding sequence ATGGACGAATTGCTGGCAGACTTCATCGCCGAGACGCGCGAGACGCTGGAGCCGCTGGCGGGCGAGATCGTCGCCTGGGAAGCCAATCCGGCGGACAGCGCGCGGCTCGACGCGATCTTCCGCTTCGTGCACACGGTGAAGGGAAGCTGCGGCTTCCTCGATCTGCCGCGGCTCGAGCATCTCAGCCACGCCGCCGAGGGCGCGCTGGCCCAGGTGCGCGCGGGCGAGCGCGTGCCCGATGCGCGGCTGGTGAGCGCGGTACTCGCCATCATCGATCGCATCGGCGCGCTGGTGGAGGCGCTGGCCGCCGACGAACCCTATCCGCAGGAAGGCGACGAGGGCCTGATTCGCGCGCTCGAGCCGGCCGCGCCCGAAGCCGCGCCCACGCCGCAGCTGATGGCCGCGCCGCCCGCCGCCGCGCGCACCCCCGCGCGCAGCATCCGCCTCCCGGTCGAGCTGCTCGATCGCATGATGGCGGGCGTGTCGGACATGGTGCTCGCCCGCAACGAGCTGTCGCGCCGGCTGCGCGAGCGGGGCGGCGATGCCGGCATCGATGCCGCGTTCGAGCGCCTGTCCACCTGCGTCGCGGAGATGCGCGAGGCGATCACCCGCACGCGGATGCAGCGTGTGGATGGGCTTTTCTCGGCGCTGCCCCGGCTGGTGCGCGATCTCGCCACCGAGCTGGACAAGCAGGTGCGGCTCGTCGTCGATGGCGGCGATGTCGAGCTGGATCGCGAGATGATCGAGATGATCCGCGATCCGCTGACGCACATCGTCCGCAACTCGGTCGATCACGGCATCGAGGCGCCGGCCGCGCGGACGGCGGCGGGCAAGGCGGTGGCGGGCACGCTCCGGGTGGCGGCGCGCCAGGCGGGCAACCAGATCCTGATCGAGATCGCCGATGACGGCGCCGGCGTGGACGACGAGAAGCTGGTCAAGAAGGCGATCGCTGCCGGCCTGCTGACGGCCGAGCGCGCCGAGCGGCTGACCCGGCGCGAGCGGCTGGACCTGGTGTTCGCCCCCGGCCTCAGCACGGCGCGGGCGGTCACCTCCATTTCCGGCCGAGGCGTCGGCATGGATGTGGTGCGCGCCAATGTCGAGCGGATTGGCGGCGAGGTCGAGATCGACAGCCAGCCTGGGCGGGGCGTGCGGCTGACGCTGCGCGTGCCGATGACGCTCACCATCATTCCCGCACTCACTTTCTCGGTCGGTTCGGAGCTTTTCGCCATTCCGCGCGGCGCGGTGGACGAGATCGCCCGCACCGCCGGCGGCTCGGTGGTGGTGGAGCGGGTGGGCGGCGCGCCCGTCGCGCGCATCCGGGGCGAGCGGTTGCCGGTGGTGGAGCTGGCCCCGCTGCTCGGGCTTGCGCCGCTGGTGGATGCGGGGCAGGCGATCCTCGTCGTCGTCCGCGCGTCCAGCGGCGAGCGCTACGCGCTGGCGGTGGACAGCGTTCACGATCATGAGGAACTGGTGGTGAAGCCCGCCGCGCCGGCCATCATGGCGACGGGCGTCTATGCCGGCACCACGCTTCCCGACAATGGCCGGCCGATGCTGCTCATCAATCCGGCCGGCGTGGCGCAGGTGGCGGGCGTGCGCGCGGTCGAGGCGCTCGGCACGGTCGAGCTGGAGGCCGCCAACGACGACGCCGAGACGGTGCCGACCTTGCTCTTCCAGGCGATGGACGGGGCGGTGCGCGCGGTGCGGCTCGGCCTGGTCGAGCGGATCGAGGATGTCCCCGCGGAGGCGGTCGCCTGGGCGGCGGGCCGGCTCGGGCTTGCCCATGACGGGCGGATCCTGCCGCTGTTCGGCTGCGACAGCCCTGGCGATGCCGCCAAGCTGCGCGTCATGCTGTTGGGCGACGGTGTCAACGAGATCGCCTACGCCATTGTAGAAGTTGTGGATATTCACGAGCTGCCACCCAGCTTCATGCCCGCCGCCGCGCCCGGGCCGATCGCCGGCGTGATGCTGGTGGAGAACCGGCAGGTGGAATTGCTCGATCCCTTTTGGCTGTTCGCCGAAGCCGGCGGCGGCGTCAGCGCCGCGGCGCGCCCGCTCTGCCTCGTGGATGGCCGCGACGGCTGGATGCGCGACGTGCTGCGCCCGCTGGTCGAGCAGGCGGGCTATCGGATCGGCTTTGTCGACGAGAGCGAGGAGGTGCCCGCCGTCACCATCCTCGCCGCCGAGCGCGAGCGGCCGGTCAGCTATGGCCCCGGCGCCGTGATCCGGCTGCGCGCGCGGCCCGAGGCGGCCGTGCCGGACGACAGCATCTTCCGCTATGATCGGGTGCGGCTGATGGCCGCCCTGGCCCAGGCGCGCGGGGAGGGGTGA
- a CDS encoding J domain-containing protein, protein MARQTRSNDWGFPRWRGYGGARGASHVRLCDREGCDAPGDRPAPKSPNSPERWYFCEAHAAEYNRNWDYFAGLTAEEAAQREAKERREASGYADSAYNRWAGPGDGRRSREEMRALAVLELESDAGLDEAKAAWRRLAKANHPDVRPGDPEAAERFRAVQAAWDVLRSAEERRKP, encoded by the coding sequence ATGGCACGGCAGACGCGTTCGAACGACTGGGGCTTTCCACGCTGGCGCGGCTATGGCGGCGCGCGCGGCGCCAGCCATGTGCGGCTGTGCGACCGCGAGGGCTGCGACGCGCCGGGCGATCGGCCCGCGCCCAAATCGCCCAACAGCCCCGAACGCTGGTATTTCTGCGAAGCCCATGCGGCCGAATATAACCGCAACTGGGATTATTTCGCGGGGCTGACCGCCGAGGAGGCGGCGCAGCGCGAGGCGAAGGAGCGGCGCGAGGCGTCGGGCTATGCCGATTCCGCCTATAATCGCTGGGCTGGCCCGGGCGATGGCCGCCGCTCGCGCGAGGAGATGCGCGCGCTCGCGGTGCTGGAGCTTGAGAGCGATGCCGGCCTCGACGAGGCGAAGGCCGCCTGGCGCCGGCTCGCCAAGGCCAATCATCCCGATGTGCGGCCGGGCGATCCCGAGGCGGCGGAGCGGTTCCGCGCGGTGCAGGCGGCCTGGGACGTGCTGCGCAGCGCCGAGGAGCGGCGCAAGCCATGA
- the pspB gene encoding envelope stress response membrane protein PspB, which produces MEDVLLPIVICGMLFIGVPWIILHYVTQWRRARGLSVEDENLLDGLHDMARRLDERLATIERIVAADDPHWRASSERPDRPERRLPEGDWPGHA; this is translated from the coding sequence ATGGAAGACGTGCTCCTGCCGATCGTGATCTGCGGCATGTTGTTCATCGGCGTGCCGTGGATCATCCTCCACTACGTCACCCAGTGGCGCCGCGCGCGGGGCCTCTCGGTGGAGGATGAGAATCTGCTCGACGGACTGCACGACATGGCGCGCCGGCTCGACGAGCGGCTCGCCACCATCGAGCGGATCGTCGCCGCCGACGATCCCCATTGGCGGGCGTCGAGCGAGCGGCCGGACCGCCCCGAACGCCGCCTGCCCGAAGGTGATTGGCCCGGCCACGCCTGA
- a CDS encoding CheR family methyltransferase: MSAGCEEVGEGALRILAGLVEARTGQQFAADRRWRLDSALRPLLARFDAPTLDSLIGRVISGREAALADAVVEALLNHETFFYRDMASFKQLEEQGLARLREARAERRTLRIWSAGCSTGQEPYSLAMMFADRAAHWAGWQIEILATDLSPEVIVRARAGLYSQMEVQRGLPIRQMMRRFDARPGDSWQANEALRRAVTFRVHNVLEPPPAGPFDIILCRNVLLYFSADVRRLVFDRLASAIAPDGVLMLGAGETTLGQTARFVSDEGCRGLFRPGCAEPDSHDPPTLWMSRA, encoded by the coding sequence ATGAGCGCCGGCTGCGAGGAAGTGGGCGAGGGTGCGCTGCGCATCCTGGCCGGGCTCGTCGAAGCGCGCACCGGCCAGCAGTTCGCGGCGGATCGTCGCTGGCGGCTCGACAGCGCGCTGCGGCCGCTGCTGGCGCGGTTCGACGCGCCGACGCTCGATTCGCTGATCGGCCGCGTCATTTCCGGACGGGAGGCGGCGCTGGCGGATGCCGTGGTCGAGGCGCTGCTCAACCACGAGACGTTTTTCTATCGCGACATGGCCTCGTTCAAGCAGCTCGAGGAGCAGGGCCTGGCGCGGCTGCGCGAGGCGCGGGCCGAGCGGCGCACGCTCCGCATCTGGTCGGCGGGCTGCTCGACCGGGCAGGAGCCCTATTCGCTGGCGATGATGTTCGCCGATCGTGCGGCGCACTGGGCGGGATGGCAGATCGAGATCCTCGCCACCGATCTTTCGCCCGAGGTGATCGTCCGCGCGCGCGCCGGGCTCTACAGCCAGATGGAAGTGCAGCGCGGCCTGCCGATCCGCCAGATGATGCGCCGGTTCGACGCGCGACCGGGGGATAGCTGGCAGGCCAATGAGGCGCTGCGGCGCGCGGTGACGTTCCGCGTCCACAATGTCCTCGAGCCGCCGCCCGCCGGTCCGTTCGACATCATCCTGTGCCGCAACGTCCTGCTCTATTTCTCGGCCGATGTCCGCCGGCTGGTGTTCGACCGCCTGGCCAGCGCGATCGCGCCCGACGGCGTGCTGATGCTGGGCGCGGGCGAGACCACGCTCGGCCAGACGGCGCGCTTCGTGTCCGACGAAGGCTGTCGCGGCCTGTTCCGCCCCGGCTGCGCCGAGCCGGATTCGCACGATCCGCCGACGCTCTGGATGAGCCGGGCTTGA
- a CDS encoding N-acetylmuramoyl-L-alanine amidase, whose protein sequence is MIERPSPNFNERTLPVSLLVLHYTGMESAEAALERLTSPLSEVSAHYLIDEDGGIVRLVPEEKRAWHAGRGWWRGITDLNSASIGIELVNPGHEFGYRPFPEPQMAALIPLMGEIVGRYGITRGNIVGHSDVAPARKQDPGELFDWERLARLRLALPTPHKYLVDPFWTDGGFLLALERFGYDISAPEAAVRAFQRRYRPAILDGVIDGQCRAILLSLLTGGDKAAALRQQQG, encoded by the coding sequence ATGATCGAGCGGCCCTCGCCCAATTTTAATGAGCGGACCCTGCCCGTATCGCTGCTCGTCCTGCACTATACCGGCATGGAGAGCGCCGAGGCCGCGCTCGAGCGGCTGACCAGCCCGCTGTCGGAAGTCTCGGCCCATTATCTGATCGACGAGGATGGCGGGATCGTCCGCCTCGTGCCCGAGGAGAAGCGCGCCTGGCATGCCGGGCGCGGCTGGTGGCGCGGCATAACCGATCTCAATTCGGCCAGCATCGGCATCGAGCTGGTCAATCCGGGCCATGAATTCGGCTACCGGCCCTTTCCGGAGCCGCAAATGGCGGCGCTGATCCCGCTGATGGGCGAGATTGTCGGCCGCTACGGCATCACGCGCGGCAATATCGTCGGCCATTCGGACGTCGCGCCCGCGCGCAAGCAGGATCCGGGCGAGCTGTTCGATTGGGAAAGGCTGGCGCGGCTGCGGCTGGCGCTGCCCACGCCGCACAAATATCTCGTCGATCCTTTTTGGACCGATGGCGGCTTCCTGCTCGCGCTGGAGCGGTTCGGCTATGATATCAGCGCGCCCGAGGCGGCGGTGCGGGCGTTCCAGCGCCGCTATCGCCCGGCGATCCTCGATGGCGTGATCGATGGCCAGTGCCGCGCCATCCTGCTGTCGCTGCTCACCGGCGGCGACAAGGCCGCCGCGCTGCGCCAGCAGCAGGGCTGA
- a CDS encoding superoxide dismutase: MAFALPPLPFEKSALEPFLSAETFDYHHGKHHKAYVDKTNGWEAEKGLGGKTLVEVIQQAKDQGDKGLFNNSAQIWNHSFFWQCLAPAGSTKPSEKLAGLIADFGGEEALLTKLKEEAVGHFASGWAWLVLDNGALKITSLHDADTPVVYEGMKPLLTLDVWEHAYYIDYRNARPDFADKVLKNVINWDFVSQNLDGAGVSRADQEQA; encoded by the coding sequence ATGGCTTTCGCCCTCCCCCCGCTGCCGTTCGAGAAGAGCGCGCTCGAGCCCTTTCTCTCGGCCGAAACCTTCGATTATCACCATGGCAAGCACCACAAGGCCTATGTCGACAAGACCAATGGCTGGGAGGCCGAGAAGGGCCTTGGCGGCAAGACGCTGGTGGAAGTGATCCAGCAGGCCAAGGACCAGGGCGACAAGGGCCTGTTCAACAACAGCGCCCAGATTTGGAACCACAGCTTCTTCTGGCAGTGCCTGGCGCCGGCCGGCAGCACCAAGCCGTCCGAGAAGCTGGCGGGGCTGATCGCCGATTTCGGCGGCGAAGAGGCGCTGCTCACCAAGCTCAAGGAAGAGGCCGTCGGCCATTTCGCGAGCGGCTGGGCGTGGCTGGTGCTCGACAATGGCGCGCTCAAGATCACCTCGCTGCACGATGCCGATACGCCGGTCGTGTATGAGGGGATGAAGCCGCTGCTCACGCTCGATGTGTGGGAGCACGCTTATTATATCGACTATCGCAACGCCCGCCCGGACTTCGCCGACAAGGTGCTGAAGAACGTCATCAACTGGGACTTTGTGTCGCAGAATCTGGATGGCGCCGGCGTGTCGCGCGCGGATCAGGAACAGGCCTGA
- a CDS encoding YoaK family protein, whose product MLDRPTPDRKAIVLLLLAIAGCVDAVGLAETGQYFVSFMSGNTTRMGLSLAYGQRLEALLPLGLVALFVGGTTLGALIMERSGRAGAAPVMVAQAALLALASWGFGTSRPALGVLPLPVAMGLANIVMMQNGTVQRGATYATGTLVRLGVGLARLGRRPGEGGAVLHDFACWLALLAGAIGGALGRLHRGDAILAVPAAALLVIALVELIVARRAFSTIDRR is encoded by the coding sequence ATGCTCGACAGACCGACGCCTGACCGCAAGGCCATCGTCCTGCTGCTCCTCGCCATCGCCGGCTGCGTGGATGCGGTCGGCCTGGCGGAGACGGGGCAGTATTTCGTCTCCTTCATGAGCGGCAACACCACCCGCATGGGGCTGTCGCTCGCCTATGGCCAAAGGCTCGAGGCGCTGCTGCCGCTCGGCCTGGTGGCGCTGTTCGTCGGCGGCACCACGCTGGGCGCGCTGATCATGGAACGCAGCGGCCGCGCCGGCGCCGCGCCGGTGATGGTGGCGCAGGCCGCCTTGCTCGCGCTCGCCAGCTGGGGATTTGGCACCAGCCGCCCCGCTCTCGGCGTGCTGCCGCTGCCGGTCGCCATGGGGCTCGCCAATATCGTGATGATGCAGAACGGCACCGTCCAGCGCGGCGCCACCTATGCCACCGGCACTTTGGTGCGGCTGGGCGTGGGCCTGGCCCGGCTGGGCCGGCGGCCGGGCGAGGGCGGCGCGGTGCTGCATGATTTCGCCTGCTGGCTCGCGCTGCTCGCGGGGGCGATCGGCGGCGCGCTCGGGCGCTTGCATCGCGGCGACGCCATTCTCGCCGTGCCGGCGGCGGCGCTGCTGGTGATCGCGCTGGTGGAGCTGATCGTGGCGCGCCGCGCTTTTTCGACGATCGACCGTCGCTAA
- a CDS encoding response regulator — MKTCLVVDDSKVIRKVARHILETLDFSVSEASDGQEALDRCRQQAPDVVLLDWNMPVMSGIEFLRALGQEEGLSQRPKVIFCTTENGVAHIRAAIDAGADEYVMKPFDRETLESKFALVGVA; from the coding sequence ATGAAGACCTGTCTGGTTGTCGATGATTCGAAGGTTATCCGGAAGGTTGCGCGGCACATCCTGGAGACGCTCGACTTCAGCGTAAGCGAGGCGAGCGATGGGCAGGAGGCCCTGGATCGCTGCCGCCAGCAGGCGCCCGACGTGGTGCTTCTGGATTGGAACATGCCGGTGATGAGCGGGATCGAATTCCTGCGGGCGCTGGGGCAGGAAGAGGGGCTGAGCCAGCGCCCCAAGGTGATCTTCTGCACCACGGAAAATGGCGTGGCGCACATCCGCGCCGCGATCGATGCGGGCGCGGACGAATATGTCATGAAGCCGTTCGACCGCGAGACGCTGGAAAGCAAGTTCGCGCTGGTCGGCGTCGCCTGA
- the pspA gene encoding phage shock protein PspA, which translates to MGIFSRTRDIIAANVTDLLDRADDPAKMIRMIIMEMEETLIEVRASAARTIADQKEMKRHIAKLDGLQQSWTEKAELALSKGREDLAKAALVEKRKAADMAEQLRGEIATLDEALSASEEDIAKLQNKLREARARQNSIVARLESAQNRVRLREMTNGPKIDEAFARFETLERRVDFAEGRAEAAGMGAAPRTLEEEIAELQSADKVDADLAALKARLAAREG; encoded by the coding sequence ATGGGAATTTTTTCCCGCACCCGAGACATCATTGCCGCCAACGTGACCGACCTGCTCGATCGCGCCGATGATCCCGCCAAGATGATCCGCATGATCATCATGGAGATGGAAGAAACGCTGATCGAGGTGCGCGCGTCCGCCGCCCGCACCATCGCCGACCAGAAGGAAATGAAGCGGCACATCGCCAAGCTGGATGGCTTGCAGCAGAGCTGGACCGAAAAGGCCGAGCTGGCCCTATCCAAGGGGCGCGAGGATCTCGCCAAGGCGGCGCTGGTGGAGAAGCGCAAGGCGGCCGACATGGCCGAGCAGCTGCGCGGCGAGATCGCCACGCTGGACGAGGCGCTGAGCGCCTCCGAGGAGGACATCGCCAAGCTCCAGAACAAGCTGCGCGAGGCCCGCGCGCGCCAGAACTCGATCGTGGCGCGGCTGGAAAGCGCGCAGAACCGCGTCCGCCTGCGCGAGATGACCAACGGACCCAAGATCGACGAGGCGTTCGCGCGCTTCGAGACGCTGGAGCGCCGCGTCGATTTCGCCGAGGGCCGCGCCGAGGCGGCCGGCATGGGCGCGGCGCCGCGCACGCTGGAGGAGGAGATCGCGGAGCTGCAGAGCGCCGACAAGGTCGACGCCGATCTCGCCGCGCTCAAGGCCCGCCTCGCGGCCCGGGAGGGCTGA
- a CDS encoding chemotaxis protein CheW, whose translation MKELKLIARIAGQRVALPTDAIESVVEIDMISPVPLAPVHIAGLAALRSRVLTMIDSYAALGIEAPLVETERQAVVVTVDGHLYGLLVDEVDDVITATGEPAPLHGGLDPGWAAAAIGVVEHEQASLLLLDPARLVAGTRRAAAA comes from the coding sequence ATGAAGGAACTGAAGCTCATCGCCCGCATCGCCGGCCAGCGCGTGGCGCTGCCCACCGATGCGATCGAATCCGTGGTCGAGATCGACATGATCAGCCCGGTGCCGCTGGCGCCGGTGCATATCGCCGGCCTCGCCGCGCTGCGCAGCCGCGTGCTCACCATGATCGACAGCTATGCCGCGCTCGGCATCGAGGCCCCCCTTGTGGAGACGGAGCGCCAGGCGGTGGTGGTGACGGTGGACGGGCATCTCTACGGGCTGCTGGTGGACGAGGTGGACGATGTCATCACCGCCACCGGCGAGCCCGCGCCGCTCCATGGCGGGCTCGATCCCGGCTGGGCCGCGGCGGCGATCGGCGTGGTGGAACATGAGCAGGCCTCGCTGCTGCTGCTCGATCCCGCACGGCTGGTGGCGGGAACGCGCCGCGCCGCCGCCGCCTGA
- a CDS encoding SufE family protein, with product MPSLDAILDDYSFLDSDDRYRLLIDLGRQLEPMPDALKTDATLVRGCSASVWVYPRRAGDRLHFLADSNAAITKGIIALVLLTVQDRPAAEIATADIEGALAPFALQSQLSSNRTQGIPNMIALIRETAARLDQDA from the coding sequence ATGCCAAGCCTCGACGCCATTCTCGACGATTATAGCTTTCTCGACAGCGACGATCGCTACCGCCTGCTGATCGATCTCGGCCGCCAGCTTGAACCCATGCCGGACGCGCTCAAGACCGACGCGACCCTGGTGCGCGGCTGCTCGGCCTCGGTCTGGGTCTATCCGCGCCGCGCGGGCGACCGGCTGCATTTCCTCGCCGACAGCAATGCTGCGATCACCAAGGGGATCATCGCGCTGGTGCTGCTGACCGTGCAGGACCGCCCCGCCGCCGAGATCGCGACCGCCGATATCGAGGGGGCGCTGGCGCCGTTCGCGCTGCAGAGCCAGCTCAGCTCCAATCGCACCCAGGGAATTCCCAACATGATCGCGCTGATCCGCGAGACGGCGGCGCGACTCGATCAGGACGCCTGA